Proteins encoded in a region of the Bacilli bacterium PM5-9 genome:
- a CDS encoding signal transduction histidine kinase (product_source=COG0642; cath_funfam=1.10.287.130,3.30.450.20,3.30.565.10; cog=COG0642; pfam=PF00512,PF02518; smart=SM00091,SM00387; superfamily=47384,55785,55874; transmembrane_helix_parts=Inside_1_6,TMhelix_7_29,Outside_30_371) produces the protein MLGNQLVFVSALIIIFILLCVLIFWLLNIKNNQLTVEKDAEQKIESYNNLFDVLIESNTHPTMIVDYDYKIRFINTNAVSELGVGEQKILPKKFAFIYSFMDSDSIHSQMEVKINKNHYLVSISKFKTQILEGSLLNFTNITQFKEAQEIHKTFVQNASHELKTPISAIQGICEIILDNKVHDKETLNDFVSLISKENERLKSIIASLTLPSGVQPVYHRFYTHDMLKEIELFFKNFNEDDDSKKINFVTKNLIEHEVKQDEKLITQILINLIENAFKYTNEGNIIVSAYMKDKKICFSIKDTGIGIDPEDINSIFKRFYRVDKSRSRETGGSGLGLSIVKELVEALGGRIEVLSKVEKGTEFTLYLKNIE, from the coding sequence TTGTTGGGTAATCAGTTAGTCTTTGTAAGTGCGTTAATAATTATTTTTATCTTGTTGTGTGTCTTAATTTTCTGGCTATTAAACATTAAAAATAATCAATTAACAGTTGAAAAAGATGCTGAGCAAAAAATAGAAAGTTATAATAACTTATTTGATGTATTAATTGAAAGCAATACTCATCCAACGATGATAGTTGATTACGATTATAAAATTCGTTTTATTAATACAAATGCAGTAAGTGAATTAGGTGTCGGTGAGCAAAAAATTTTACCAAAAAAGTTTGCATTTATCTATAGTTTTATGGATTCTGATAGTATTCATTCACAAATGGAAGTTAAAATAAATAAAAATCATTATTTAGTAAGTATTTCAAAGTTTAAAACACAAATATTAGAAGGATCATTACTTAATTTTACTAATATAACACAGTTTAAAGAAGCTCAGGAAATTCACAAAACATTTGTTCAAAATGCTAGTCATGAATTAAAAACACCAATATCAGCAATTCAAGGAATATGTGAAATAATATTGGATAATAAAGTTCATGATAAAGAAACATTAAATGATTTTGTTAGTTTAATAAGTAAAGAGAATGAAAGATTAAAAAGTATTATCGCAAGTTTAACTCTACCAAGTGGAGTTCAACCAGTTTATCATCGTTTTTATACGCATGATATGTTAAAAGAAATTGAATTATTTTTTAAAAACTTTAATGAAGATGATGATAGTAAAAAAATAAATTTTGTAACTAAAAATTTAATTGAACATGAAGTTAAACAAGATGAAAAATTGATAACACAAATTCTTATTAATCTTATTGAAAATGCATTTAAATATACAAATGAAGGTAATATTATTGTAAGTGCTTATATGAAAGATAAAAAGATTTGTTTTAGTATTAAAGATACAGGAATTGGAATAGATCCAGAAGATATTAATAGTATTTTCAAAAGATTTTATCGTGTTGATAAGTCACGTTCAAGAGAAACAGGTGGCAGTGGTTTAGGATTAAGTATTGTAAAAGAGTTAGTTGAAGCTTTGGGTGGAAGAATAGAAGTATTAAGTAAAGTTGAAAAAGGAACTGAATTTACTTTATATTTAAAAAATATTGAGTAA
- a CDS encoding two-component system alkaline phosphatase synthesis response regulator PhoP (product_source=KO:K07658; cath_funfam=1.10.10.10,3.40.50.2300; cog=COG0745; ko=KO:K07658; pfam=PF00072,PF00486; smart=SM00448; superfamily=52172): MAKILVIEDEQSLQTILEYDLSQHNHDVDLCGDGQEGLEMIKDNHYDLAIIDWMVPSLSGIDVVQKVREFNKKIRLILLTAKDDEMDIVRGLEAGANDYVTKPFSPRELSARIRGLLRDVEHEQQEEGVVQVTARITIDYPKRDIFLDDKIVELTKLEYDLFVYLVENKNTVVSREQIMQHIWSYDYESENRVIDVYIHSIKKKLDIVTEIESKRGVGYIFVG; the protein is encoded by the coding sequence ATGGCAAAAATATTAGTTATTGAAGATGAGCAGTCATTGCAAACAATCCTTGAATATGATTTATCACAACACAACCATGATGTTGATTTATGTGGTGATGGACAAGAAGGCTTAGAAATGATCAAAGATAATCATTATGACTTAGCAATCATTGATTGGATGGTGCCTAGTTTAAGTGGAATTGATGTAGTACAAAAGGTAAGAGAGTTTAATAAAAAAATTCGTTTAATTCTATTAACAGCAAAAGATGATGAGATGGATATTGTTCGTGGACTTGAAGCAGGGGCAAATGATTATGTAACAAAACCATTTTCACCACGTGAATTATCAGCAAGAATTAGAGGTTTATTGCGTGATGTTGAACACGAGCAACAAGAAGAAGGTGTTGTTCAAGTTACAGCAAGAATAACAATTGATTATCCAAAAAGGGATATTTTTTTAGATGATAAAATAGTTGAATTAACAAAGCTAGAATATGATTTATTTGTATATTTAGTTGAAAATAAAAATACAGTAGTTAGTAGAGAACAAATCATGCAACATATTTGGAGCTATGATTATGAAAGTGAAAATAGAGTTATTGATGTATATATTCACTCAATAAAAAAGAAACTAGATATTGTTACTGAAATTGAAAGTAAAAGAGGTGTTGGTTATATATTTGTTGGGTAA
- a CDS encoding phage shock protein C (product_source=KO:K03973; cog=COG1983; ko=KO:K03973; pfam=PF04024; transmembrane_helix_parts=Inside_1_35,TMhelix_36_58,Outside_59_63): protein MEKRFYKTDYNKMLAGVCNGLSEYFNIDVSLIRVAFALSAILGFGTSILLYIVLAIVLPTKLY, encoded by the coding sequence ATGGAAAAAAGATTTTATAAAACAGACTATAATAAAATGTTAGCAGGTGTATGTAATGGACTTTCTGAGTATTTTAATATTGATGTTAGCTTAATTAGAGTTGCTTTTGCTTTAAGTGCAATTTTAGGATTTGGAACATCTATTCTTTTATATATAGTTTTAGCTATTGTTTTACCAACTAAATTGTACTAA
- a CDS encoding PadR family transcriptional regulator PadR (product_source=KO:K10947; cath_funfam=1.10.10.10; cog=COG1695; ko=KO:K10947; pfam=PF03551; smart=SM00347; superfamily=46785), giving the protein MDPQIKKGSLEMCVLMMLKKKDCYGYEVSKEIGDLLDVKEGTIYLVLQRLERTTYVDSYLQESKSNKTRKYYRITKSGLERMQQLVDDYSTINKVIDNFMSQTKKEDTHE; this is encoded by the coding sequence ATGGATCCTCAAATTAAAAAAGGTAGTCTAGAAATGTGTGTCTTGATGATGCTAAAAAAGAAAGATTGTTATGGATATGAAGTTTCAAAAGAAATTGGTGATCTTTTGGATGTAAAAGAAGGAACAATCTATTTAGTATTACAAAGATTAGAAAGAACTACTTATGTTGATTCATATTTGCAAGAATCTAAATCAAATAAAACTAGAAAATATTATAGAATAACAAAAAGCGGACTAGAAAGAATGCAACAATTAGTTGATGACTATTCTACAATTAATAAAGTAATTGATAATTTCATGTCTCAAACAAAAAAGGAGGATACACATGAATAA
- a CDS encoding putative membrane protein (product_source=COG4709; cog=COG4709; superfamily=81464; transmembrane_helix_parts=Inside_1_101,TMhelix_102_124,Outside_125_199,TMhelix_200_222,Inside_223_243): protein MNKNEYISRLASGIAKYDVSNKYDILADYEQIVDEILVDNDNDFNAVIEKLGYPEILAMEIMDELGYTDQQSKRNDRYKNSNEDITNKFGTKRQRSNIIWNIILFFYYIVQVGLSLALVIMIGFTIYFGLNSSASINHSIKNDNVVTTLTICRETNCNSYISTYKDNSNHIEKNEFSIKKCEDKKCKIYNDITNSASVPIGFIFAMVDIILIVILWLSYIIVYKNVRSVIKRNNEYNRRRSYE from the coding sequence ATGAATAAGAATGAATATATTTCAAGGTTAGCAAGTGGCATTGCTAAATATGATGTTTCTAATAAATATGATATTTTAGCTGATTATGAGCAAATTGTTGATGAAATTTTAGTTGATAATGATAATGATTTTAATGCTGTAATTGAAAAACTTGGATATCCTGAAATTTTGGCAATGGAAATAATGGATGAATTAGGATATACTGACCAACAATCTAAAAGAAATGATAGATACAAAAATAGTAATGAAGATATTACAAATAAATTTGGCACAAAAAGACAACGTTCAAATATTATTTGGAATATTATTTTATTCTTTTATTATATAGTACAGGTTGGTTTATCACTTGCATTAGTAATTATGATTGGATTTACAATCTATTTTGGTCTAAATAGTAGTGCTTCAATTAATCACAGCATAAAAAATGATAATGTTGTTACCACTTTAACAATTTGTCGAGAAACAAATTGCAATTCTTATATATCTACATATAAGGATAATAGTAATCATATTGAGAAAAATGAGTTTTCAATAAAAAAATGTGAAGATAAAAAATGTAAAATATATAATGATATAACTAATTCAGCTAGTGTACCGATTGGATTTATATTTGCCATGGTTGATATTATTTTGATTGTTATCTTGTGGCTAAGTTACATTATTGTTTACAAAAACGTAAGATCTGTAATAAAAAGAAATAACGAATATAATAGGAGACGTAGCTATGAATAA
- a CDS encoding putative membrane protein (product_source=COG4709; cath_funfam=3.90.800.10; cog=COG4709; superfamily=81665; transmembrane_helix_parts=Inside_1_131,TMhelix_132_154,Outside_155_168,TMhelix_169_191,Inside_192_197) gives MNNKEQFLSQLEKLLLENNVENVYSILREYSNKIDDLKENNYSFEKIIDELGNPNEIIKKYVDEPKKFDNDDKVYEKNENQQFKKSPFQSNSKEKNREIFENETNNEHNNENNQFDNRFKTTKINPNLVKNILYFIIGLMILSLIVRIIAFFFIGDIFIGESFFRHGFGYNGFFSSITTLLIIVIVIYILSKNNNSK, from the coding sequence ATGAATAACAAAGAACAATTTTTATCTCAATTAGAAAAATTATTATTAGAAAATAATGTTGAAAACGTTTATAGTATTCTTAGAGAGTACTCAAACAAAATTGATGACTTAAAAGAAAATAATTACTCTTTTGAAAAAATTATTGATGAACTTGGTAATCCAAATGAGATTATTAAAAAATATGTTGATGAGCCAAAGAAATTTGATAATGATGATAAAGTTTATGAAAAAAATGAAAATCAACAATTTAAAAAATCACCATTTCAATCAAATTCAAAAGAAAAAAATAGAGAAATATTTGAAAATGAAACAAACAATGAGCATAACAATGAAAATAATCAATTTGATAATAGGTTTAAAACAACAAAAATTAATCCCAACTTAGTTAAAAATATTTTATATTTTATAATTGGATTGATGATTTTATCATTAATAGTAAGGATAATCGCTTTCTTTTTTATTGGTGATATTTTCATCGGTGAATCATTTTTCAGACATGGTTTTGGATATAATGGATTCTTTTCATCTATTACTACATTACTGATTATTGTAATAGTAATTTATATTTTATCAAAAAATAATAATAGCAAATAA